A single region of the Gemmatimonadota bacterium genome encodes:
- a CDS encoding diguanylate cyclase: MATPERITEPASLAERYRVLLEIGRALTSALSDDELYTAIHRETSRVIEADGFYVSLYDATNDRATVVFWAEGGESRRARITYPGSESQVIRTGVPAMVSDRLADGSLLVLGDGGERVTRSAISAPMRARKAVLGVISAQSYRPDAYTHSDLELLAGIADLAAVASQNVIHVSLLDHRRREAENMEEIVRALVSSLDVEEVLSRVAEAALDLLEGGEAVVWLLGEETARVAASRGPRAPAVGSEIPFEGEWARILLEERRPVLLENIQESPLLTDGVRKAFQGKSGLIAPLTVGDRITGALFVGVEHDRVFTDDEAHLLQRLAGHAAVALKNARLHSRLQTLSLTDPLTKLPNRRHLEMHLAREFAAAQRGRRISMVLFDLDNFKQYNDAFGHLAGDGVLEAMGEVLSGETRAMNLVARYGGDEFVAVLSETSAEGARHHAARVADQVARHPALGPHGIGVTAGVAEFTEGMETVKDLIRAVDEDMYRAKAAREAL, translated from the coding sequence ATGGCAACCCCGGAACGGATCACCGAGCCCGCCTCTTTGGCGGAACGGTACCGCGTCCTCCTCGAGATCGGCCGCGCGCTGACGAGCGCCCTGAGCGACGACGAGCTCTATACGGCGATCCACAGGGAGACCTCCCGGGTCATCGAGGCTGACGGCTTCTACGTCTCCCTTTACGACGCCACCAACGACCGCGCGACGGTCGTCTTCTGGGCGGAGGGAGGGGAAAGCCGCCGTGCCCGCATCACCTATCCGGGCTCCGAGAGTCAGGTGATCCGGACGGGGGTCCCCGCAATGGTTTCGGACCGGCTCGCGGATGGTTCGCTTCTCGTCCTCGGCGACGGGGGCGAACGGGTCACCCGGTCGGCCATCTCGGCGCCCATGCGGGCCCGCAAGGCGGTCCTGGGTGTGATCAGCGCGCAGAGTTACCGACCCGACGCCTATACGCACTCGGACCTCGAGCTTCTCGCGGGCATCGCCGATCTCGCCGCTGTCGCGAGCCAAAACGTGATTCACGTCTCCCTGCTCGATCACCGGCGGCGGGAAGCCGAGAACATGGAGGAGATCGTCCGCGCGCTCGTCAGCTCCCTCGACGTCGAGGAAGTTCTGTCACGAGTCGCGGAGGCGGCCCTCGACCTTCTCGAGGGCGGCGAAGCGGTCGTTTGGCTCCTCGGCGAGGAGACGGCGCGGGTTGCAGCGAGTCGGGGCCCACGCGCGCCGGCGGTGGGGAGCGAAATCCCCTTCGAGGGGGAATGGGCCCGCATTCTCCTCGAGGAACGGCGCCCCGTCCTCCTCGAGAACATCCAGGAGTCGCCCCTCCTCACAGATGGAGTCCGAAAGGCTTTTCAGGGCAAGTCCGGCCTCATCGCCCCGCTCACGGTAGGCGACCGGATCACGGGGGCTCTCTTCGTGGGGGTCGAACACGACCGCGTCTTCACCGATGACGAGGCGCATCTCCTCCAACGCCTCGCAGGACACGCGGCGGTCGCACTCAAAAACGCTCGCCTCCATTCGCGGCTTCAAACCCTTTCCCTGACCGATCCACTCACGAAGCTTCCAAACCGGCGTCACCTCGAGATGCACCTGGCGCGGGAGTTCGCCGCGGCCCAGCGGGGGCGACGGATCTCCATGGTTCTTTTCGATCTAGACAACTTCAAGCAGTACAACGACGCCTTCGGACACCTCGCCGGCGACGGAGTTCTCGAGGCAATGGGGGAGGTTCTCTCCGGGGAAACCCGTGCCATGAACCTCGTTGCCCGGTACGGGGGCGACGAGTTCGTGGCAGTCCTCTCGGAAACCTCGGCGGAGGGGGCCAGGCATCACGCCGCGCGGGTCGCGGACCAGGTCGCAAGGCACCCGGCTCTCGGGCCGCACGGAATCGGGGTGACCGCGGGGGTTGCCGAATTCACCGAGGGGATGGAGACGGTCAAAGACCTCATCCGGGCTGTGGACGAAGACATGTACAGGGCAAAAGCGGCTCGGGAAGCCCTTTGA